From Rhodopseudomonas palustris:
CATGACCATCGGCACCGATGAAGCCAACGAGCTGGTGATCGCGGCGCTGCGCGAGTTCATGGCCCAGCCATGACGGCGCCGCTGTTTCAGAAAGTCGCGCTGATCGGCTTCGGCCTGATCGGCGGCTCGATCGCGCGCGGCGCGCGGCTGCAAGGTCTCGCAGGCGAGATCGTCGCCACCGCGCGCTCGGCGGCATCGCGGGCCCGCGTCGCCGAGCTGGGAGTCGTCGACCGCGTGGTCGAGACCAATGCCGAGGCGGTGAAGGACGCCGATCTCGTCATCCTCTGCATCCCGGTCGGCGCTTGCGGCGAGACCGCGCAGGAGATCGCGCAAAATCTCGCGCCGGGCGCGATCGTTTCCGACGTCGGCTCGGTCAAGGCCGCGGTGGTGCGGGCGATGGCCGAGCATCTGCCGCCGAATGTTCACTTCGTCCCCGCGCATCCGGTCGCCGGCACCGAAAATTCCGGCCCGGATTCCGGCTTCGCCGAGCTGTTCATCAACCGCTGGTGCATTCTGACGCCGCCGGAGGGCACCAATGCGGACGCGGTCGACAAGCTCGCCGCGTTCTGGCGCGGGCTCGGCGCCAATGTCGAGATCATGACGCCGGAGCACCACGACAAGGTGCTGGCGGTGACCAGCCATCTGCCGCATCTGATCGCCTACACAATCGTAGGCACAGCCGAGGAGCTCGAAGGGGTGACGCGCTCGGAGGTGCTGAAGTTCTCTGCAGGCGGTTTCCGCGACTTCACCCGTATCGCCGCCTCCGACCCGACGATGTGGCGCGACGTGTTCCTGAACAACAAGGACGCGGTGCTGGAGATGCTCGGCGAATTCCAGGAGGACCTGTCGAAGCTGACGCGCGCGATCCGTCGTGGCGACGGCGAGGCGCTGTTCGAGCATTTCAGCCGCACCCGGACGATCCGCCGCGGCATCGTCGAGATCGGTCAGGACGAAGCCGCCGCCGATTTCGGCCGCAAGCATCCGCAACTGGGGAAAAGCGCGGCGGAGTGAATGCGGACCGGACGGCACCGGTCCGCCGTCGCGAACGCCGACACCTCAACCGCCGACACCTCAACCGCTGTCGTCACGCCTCAGGCGACGACAGCGGTTGGCGGCTCGGATGCCGAAGATCCGACGAAGAAACGGCTGATCAGCTATTCGTCGTCACGCTCGGATCGGACTTCATCTCGGTGTAGGTCTCCTGCTCGCCGCGGACTTCCTTTTCCGCTTCCAGCCAGAATTCCTCGCTGCGGTCCTCCGGGTAGCCGGCCAATTCCCACTTCTCGCGGGCACGGTGTCGGATACGCTGCGTCAGTTCGTCGTCCATGGCTGCCTCCGGTCAGATGCGTTGCGTGCAACGCGCAGGTTTCTCTATTTCAGTTTGGTGTAATCCTGATGTCAGCAACTGGTTCCTGACGAGATCCCGCTGCGATATTCGCGCGCAGGCCGGCGGCGGGCCGCGTCAGGAAAATCCCCACTGCGCGGTAACAACGCCACTTTCCGTCATCCGGCGCTGTGCTAACGGATGCACCCGCCGGCTCGACAACGGAAATCACAGGACCATTCATGATCGCTTCCATGCAAAAAGTCGCACTCGTCACCGGCGCCGCGCGCGGCATCGGGCTCGCGGCGGCGCGGCGCTTTCTCGCGGACGGCTGGCGCGTCGCGCTGCTCGATATCGACGGCGACGGGCTGGCCGCAACGATCGCCCACCTGGCCGAGCCGGAGCGGACGCTGGCGCTGCCTTGCGATGTTTCCGATGCCGGCGCGGTCGCGGGTGGCGTCGACGCGATCGCGACCCGGTTCGGCCGGCTCGACGCGGTGGTCAACAATGCCGGCATTGCGGTGTTCAAGCCGCTGATGGACACCATGCCCGAGGAATGGCAGCGGGTGATCGAGGTCAATCTCACCGGGCCGTTCCTGGTGATCCAGGCCGCGGTGCCGCTGCTGCGCGACAGTGGCGGCGGTGCGATCGTCAACATCACCTCGATCTCGGCGCTGCGCGCCTCGACGCTGCGGGTCGCCTACGGCGCCAGCAAGGCCGGCCTCGCGCATCTCACCAAGCAATGCGCGGTCGAGCTCGCCGCGCTCGGCATCCGCGTCAACGGCGTCGCCCCCGGACCGGTCGAGACCGCGATGGCCAAGGCGGTGCACACGCCGGAGATCCGCGCCGACTATCGCGACGCGATCCCGCTCGGCCGCTACGGGCTGGAGGAAGAGCTGGCGGAGGCGATCCACTTCCTGTGCAGCGCGCGCGCCAGCTACATCACCGGGCAAATTCTGGCCGTCGACGGCGGCTTCGACGCCGCCGGCATCGGCCTGCCGACCCTGCGCGGCGAGCGGCGGAACGGGTAGTCAGCGAACGCGAGCTCAGCGCTCGGCTCGCCCTCACCCCAACCCTCTCCCGCAAGCGGGAGAGGGGGCGCGTTGTGCTTGGGGCGAGAATGACGGATCATCTCGAAGGAGATGAGATTCTGAAACCGTTTGATGCGCGATGCTACATCATTCGATTTGATGCACGGCATCTCTCCGCGTTCGGCAGGTCTCCCTCTCCCGCTTGCGGGAGAGGGTTGGGGTGAGGGCGACGCGAGCAGTGCAGTCGATCCTAGGGGCGTCCGACCGACATCCAGAGACTACGTTCCAGCCGCCTCGCTCTCTCGTTTCAAGCGGTCGAGATGCATCCGGATATGCGCGGCCTCGGCGGTGGTTCGCGCCAGCGCGATGGCGCGGTCGAAGGCGATGCGGGCCTCGTTGCGGCGGTCCAGTTGCAGCAGCAGCGCACCCTTGGCGCCGAAATAATGGAAGTAGTTCGACAGTCTGTCTTCCAGCGGCGCGATCATCGCCAGCGCGGCGTCGGCGCCGCGGACCTTCGACACCGCGACGGCGCGGTTGAGCGTCACTACCGGCGACGGCTGCAAAATCTCCAGCGCGCCGTACAACAGATCGATCTGCGTCCAGTCGGTGTCCTCGGGCCTGCTGGCGCGGGCGTGCAGGGCGGCGATCGCGGCCTGGATCTGATACGCGCCGGGGCGGCGATGGCGCATCGCCTTGTCGATCAGCGCCAAGCCCTCGGCGATCATCGCGACGTTCCACAGGCTGCGGTCCTGCTCGTCGAGCAGCACGATCTCGCCGCCGGCATCGAACCGCGCCGGCGCGCGGGCATGCTGCAGCAGCATCAAGGCGGTCAGCCCCATGATCTCGGGCTCGGACGGAAACAGCCGCAGCAGCAGCCGCGCCAGCCGGATCGCCTCCTCGCACAGCGGCGCGCGCACGCCGGCGGCGTCGCCCGAAGCGGAATAGCCCTCGTTGAAGACGAGATAGATCATCGCCGCCACGGAGCCCAGCCGCTCGCTGCGCGCCGGCGCACCGGGCGTTTCGAACGGCACGCGCGCGCGCGCGACTTTCGCCTTCGCCCGGGTGATCCGCTGCTCCATCGCGGCGTCCGACACCAGGAAGGCGCGCGCGATCTGCGGCACGGTCAGCCCCGAGACGATGCGCAGCGCCAGCGCGATCTGCTGGGTCGGCGGCAGTTCGGGATGGCAGCAGATGAACAACAGCCGCAGGATGTCGTCGCGATAATGCGAGCCGTCGAGCCGCTCGGCGAGCGCCGCCTCGGCATCGTCGAGATCGGAGATCAGTTCGTCGTCGGGCAGCGGCTGCTGCTTCTTGCTGCGGCGGATGTCGTCGATCGCGACGTTGCGGCCGACCATGATCAGCCACGCCGCCGGATCGCGCGGCGGGCCGTTCTGCGGCCAGGCTTTCAGCGCGCGCAGGCAGGCGTTCTGGAACGCCTCCTCGGCGGTGTCGAGATCGCGGAAATAGCGCAGCAGCGCGCCGACCGCCTGGGGCCGCGCCGCGGTGAGCGCGGTGTCGATCCAGGCGAGGTCGGTCATGGCTGCGCGGCTCCGGGCATGAACAGGCCGATCGGGCGGATTTCATAGGCGCCGCCGGGATTGGCCAAAGCGAGATCGCGCGCGACATCGAGCGCGCCGTCGAGGTCGGCGCAGTCGACTACATAGAAGCCGAGCAACTGCTCCTTGGTCTCGGCGAACGGGCCATCGATCACCACGGGCGGCTCGGAATCCTTGCGCAGCGTGGTCGCCGCCGTGGTCGGCAGCAGCCGCGCCACCGGGCCGAGCCGGCCCTGCCCGGCGAGCTTGCCGTGCACGACGGCCAGCTTCTCCATCACCGCCGCGTCCTCCTCGCGGCTCCAGGAGCCGACGAAGTCCTCGTCGTGATAGCAAAGGATGGCGTAGAGCATGCGGACGAGTCTCCCTTTTGCACGACGATCGACGTCGCCGTGGCCCGCCAGCATGGCCGACAAAGTTGCAGCAGCCAAGCCTGGCGGATCCGTCATCGCGAGGAGCGCAGCGACGAGGCAATCCAGCGCAGTGCCCGCTTCTCTGGATTGCTTCGCTTCGCTCGCAATGACGATTACGTCGCCGCCGGCAGCGGATGCGCGAAGCTCCAGGAATGGCCGAACGGGTCGACGACGCGGGCATAGCGCGCGCCCCAGAACGCATCCCACGGTTCCATCGTCACGATCGCGCCGGCCGCCTTCGCACGCGCCACCGCGGCGTCGCAATCCTGCACCTCGAGATGCATCGTCACCGCGGTGCCCTTCAGCTCGTTCGGCGGCATCACCGCCTCGTCGCCATGCTGGGCGCAATATTCGGGGAAATGATCGGCGAGAAAAATCCGCGCGCCGTCGACCTGGATCTCGGCGTGCAGCAGCCGCTTGCCGTCCTCGGCCGGCATCCGCACCGCCTCGCTGGCGCCGAGCGCCTGTTTGTAGAACTCGATCGCCGCATTGGCGTCGCGGACGACGAGATGCGGGGTGACGATCTGGGGCGCGGTCATGGGAGTCTCCTGGCTGATGAGCCTCCGCAGGACGAACGGAGCGCGGCGCTGCCGACAGCGGCCGCGACTTTTTCTGGCGGCCCCCGCGGGCACCGCCTGCCCCCTCTCCCGCCTGCGGGAGAGGGCTGGGGTGAGGGCGAGCCGGGGGTACGGACCGGATAGATTCCTGACAGTTCAGACCGGGGTGATTGTCGACAGTTCACACTGCATCGGAGGGAGGACCGCCGATGCCTTTTGTGGAGACCTGTCGGATGGAACAGCGGGTGCGGATGCTGTCGGAGCATGCGAGCGGCCATTGGAGCGTGTCGGATCTGTGCCGGCGCTACGGGGTCAGTCGAGACACGTTCTACGAGTGGCGGCGGCGTCGGGACAGCGGGGCCGAGGACTGGTTCGTGGACCGCTCGCATGCTCCGCATCATTGCCCGCAGCGGACCGATGCCGCACTGGTTGCGACGATCGTCGATCTGCGGCGCCGGTTTCCGCACATGGGTCCGCGCAAGCTTCTGGCGATCCTGCGGCGCAAGCATCCGGAGAACGCGTGGCCTTCGGCCTCGACGATCGGCGGATTGTTGAAGCAGGCCGGGCTGATCGCGCCGGTCAGGCGGCGGCGGCCGGCGCTGGCTCAGCAACGACCGTTTGCAGCGGTGAGCGCGCCGAACGACGAATGGGCGGCCGACTTCAAGGGCTGGTTTCGGACCCGCGACGGCACCCGGATCGATCCCTTGACGCTGACCGACGGTTTCAGCCGCTATCTGTTCGACATCGCCATCACGCCGCAAACCATCGACGCCACGATGCCGTTGTTTCTCGATGCCTTCCGCCGCCATGGCCTGCCGCGGGCGATCCGCTGCGACAACGGCTCGCCGTTCGGTTCGACCGGCGCCTGCGGGCTGACCCGGCTGTCGGCCTGGTGGCTCAAGCTCGGGATCGAGCCGCATTTCGTGCATCCAGCCTCGCCGCAGGAGAACGGCCGTCACGAGCGGATGCATCGGACCCTGAAGGCACAGACCTCGCGCCCGCCGGCGGCCACGGCGACCCAGCAGCAGTCCCGCTTCGATGCCTTCCGCGATCACTACAATCGGGAGCGCCCGCACGAGGCGCTCGGCCAGCGACCGCCGGCCGAACTCTACACCGTCTCGACGCGGCAGATGCCGGACCGGATCGCGGACCCCTGGTACGACGCCGACCACGAGGTGCGGCGGGTCCGCAGCTCCGGCGAGATCATGTGGCACGGCGAGCGCATCTTCATCAGCGAGGCGCTGATCGGAGAACCGATCGGCATCGCCGAACTCGACAACGGCGACCAGATCGTGCGGTTCTGCCACTACGACATCGGCCTGATCGATCGCCTCCGCGTGTTCCGTCGCTTCGCTCCGCCCCGAGAGGGGCTGCGCTACGCGCCGCAACACGCGGACAAAGACCTGTCGACAATCATCCCGGTCTAAAGTGTCGGGAATCATGCCGGTTGAACAGGGCACGGAGTCTGCGATCCGCGGATGGGAGTGCCCTCACCCGGATCGCTGCGCGATCCGACCTCTCCCGCAGGCGGGAGAGGTTGCGCGGTGCTCGTTGAAGGACTTCACGGCGAGGCGAACGGGACGTCTAGGCTAGCAACCTTACTTTCAGTTCCGCCAGCGCGCGGGTGAACACCTTCGCGTCGTTGCGGGCGCGGGCGAGGACCAGGGCGCCCTGGATCGTCAGCACGGCATCTTCGGCGCGCCGCCGGGCGACGGCCGCGCCGAGGCCGTGGCGGCGGAGTGCTGTGGCGAGCGCCTCCTGCCAGCGCAGGAAGTAATCGTTGACCGGCGCGGCGAAGTCGTCGCGGGCGTGGCCGAGCGCGATGACGCCGACCAGGCAGACCCGGGCGCCGGAGCGGAAGTAATCGTCGACGCCGGCGAGCATCGCGGCGATCGCGGCGCGCGGATCGTCGGTGTCGCGCAGCGGCGCGAAGATGTGGGTCTCGAACCAGCCGTCGATCTCGGCCAGCACCTCCTCGGCCATCTGCTTCTTGCCGCCCGGAAAGAAGTGATACAGGCTGCCCTTGCCGAGCCCGGTCGCCTGCGAGATCAGCGCCAGCGACGCGCCCTCGTAGCCGTGGGCGCGGAACACCTCGCCGAGCAGCGGCAGCAGCGCGGCGCGATCGGTCATCCCACCCCCGTCATGGCCGGGCTCGTCCCGGCCATCCACGTCTTTCCGGTCGCGCGCGCCGAAGAACGTGGATGCCCGGGACAAGCCCGGGCATGACGAAGGGGGGTAGGCGCTGTTATTATCACTTGCGCGTCGGCGCTCAAAACGGCTCAGCCGCCAGTCCCGGCACCTCGGCCGGGCGAGGCCCCGGCGCCGGCCAGTGGAAGCGGCGGTCGCTGTCCTCGATCGCGACGTCGTTGATGCTGGCCTCGCGGCGGCGCATCAGGCCGGCGTCGTCGAACTCCCATTGTTCGTTGCCGTAGGAGCGATGCCACTGCCCGGCATCGTCGTGCCATTCGTATTGAAACCGCACCGCGATGAAATTGCGGTCGAACGCCCACAGATCCTTGATCAGCCGGTATTCGTGCTCCTTCGCCCATTTCCGGGTGAGGAAATCGACGATCGCGTCGCGGCCCTGAAAGAAGTCGGACCGATTGCGCCAGCGGCTGTCGGGCGTATAGGCCAGCGATACTTTCACCGGATCGCGGGAATTCCAGGCGTCCTCCGCCATCCGCGCCTTCTGCGCGGCGGTCTCGCGGGTGAACGGCGGCAATGGCGGGCGCGACATCGATCTTCTCCGAGGCGATTGCGACGCCGCCGAGATTGTACCGATCGGTACAGCGAGTCAAGCGCGCGCCGTGTCCTCCGCGCCGGCCTTCGCCGCCGGCGGCCGCTCCTCCTCCACCGGCATCGTCACCGGCACGGTGAACAGCGTCGGCAGGCTGCGATACCAGGTCGCGACCCAGGCGACGGCGACCAGCAGGCCGATGCCGGCGACGCTGACGAAGATCTGCATGGCGATGCCGCCGGAGATCTGCACCAGAATCCAGTGCGCGGTGAAGGACAGGATCACGCCGACGCAGAACACCGGCAGCGAGCGCTGGCCGCACAGAATGATCGGATACAGCCGCCGCGACCGCAGCGCCGGCAGATCCGGCGGCAGCAGCTTCACCACGATCGCCAGCAGCGCCAGGAAGTGGATCAGCCGCAGCGGCGCGAGACTCGTCTTGTCGATCGGATAGATCAGCTTGCCGACGGACTCGGGCACCAGCCCGTAGAGCGCCTCGAAATTCCACGACATCGCGATCACGAACGCGACCAGCACGATCACCCAGGACAGCGTCTGGTTCGGCCAGGATTTCACCCACGGCCGCACCTTCGGGCCGTTACCGAAGCCGCACCAGATTCCGAACACGAACAGGAACTGCCAGGCGAACGGGTTGAAGTACCAATGCCCGTCCGGGAACGAGGGCAGGTTCCAGCCGAAATGACGCGACACCAGATACAGCAGGCCGGAGGCGGCCAGCGTCCAGTGCGGACGGCGCAGCAGCCCCCACAGCACCAGCGGCGCCGCGACCACGAACACGATGTACAGCGGCAGCACGTCGAGATTGACCGGCTTGTAGGTCAGCAGCAGCGCCTGCTGGATCATGATGTCGGGGGCGGCGAGGAATTGCGCGACGTTGAACTCGTCCTTGTACATCGGATTGTCGAAGCGCCGCGCGGCGCGCGCGATCTGCGCGGTGAAGAACAGGAACAGGAAGACGTGCGCGACATAGAGCTGCGCCGCGCGGGTCCACAGCCGCTTGATTGCGGCGACCATCTCGCCGCGCCGGACCGCCGGGCCATAGGCGAAGCCGATCGAATAGCCGGAGATGTAGACGAAGAATTCGGCGGCGTCGCAGAAGCCGTAATTGCGCAGCGTGAACCAGCTCAGCACGTTGTAGGGGATGTGATCGACGAAGATCATCCACTGGCCGACGCCGCGCAGGAAATCGAGCCGGAGATCGCGTTCGCCGGGGCCGGCCGCGGAATTGCGCGGCGTCTCGTTGCTTGCCTCCACGCGCCTGCCCTCCCCCGTTGTCTCGGCTCGAATCATCTCACGCCGGGCAATCTATTCCGACCCGCGCCACGGCTCCCCTGTGATCCGAGCGACAAAGGATCGCGTGTGTCCCGCGTGCCACGGACATTCGCGCCCTGCGCGATGCGGCGTGAAAGTCCCGGTGGTCGTTGCGGCGGCCTGCATCGAGCCGCCCGCCGCAACAGGCTTCAATGCAATTTCACCGTCGGCGTCGGCCGGGTGCTGCCGGACAGCGTGCTGAGCAGCGTCCGGCCGCGGCCGTACAGCGCCGCCTCGTGCATCTTGTACAGCGAGCGATACATGAAGCGGGCGAAATAGCCTTCGATCATGAAGCTCTTGCTGACCAGCGAGCCCATCAGGCTGCCGACGGTCGAGTATTTGCCGAGCGACACCAGCGAGCCGAAATCGCGGTACTGGAACTCGCCGAGCGCTTCGCCTTTCAGCCGCTTCTCGATCTGCGCCAGCATGAACTCGGCTTCCTGATGCGCCGCCTGGGCGCGCGGCGGAATGCCGTTCTCGTAGCCGGGAATCGCGCAAGCCGCGCAATCGCCGAGCGCGAACACGTCATCGTCGCGGCTCGACTGCAGCGTCGGCCTGACCACGATCTGGTTGATGCGGTTGGTCTCGAGCCCGTCGATCTCCTTGAGGAAATCAGGCGCACGCACGCCGGCGGCCCATACCACCAGTTCCGATGGAACGACCTCGCCGTCGGCGAGCCGGATGCCGTCGGCCAGAACCTCGGCCACGCGCGCCTGTGTCCGCACCTCGACGCCGAGATCCCGCAGCAATTGCAGCGTCGCCTGCGAAATCCGCGGCGGCAGCGCCGGCAGGATGCGATCGGCAGCCTCGATCAGCACGATCTTGAGGTCGTGCTCGGGATCGATCTTGTCGAGCCCGTAGGCGATGATTTCGCGCGCGGTGTGATGCAGTTCGGCGGCGAGTTCGGTGCCGGTAGCGCCGGCGCCGATGATCGCGACATGAAGCTGGCCGGGCGCGATCGGCGCGTGCTGATGCTGCGCGCGCAGGCAGGCATTGACCATGCGGCGGTTGAACCGCGTCGCCTGTTCCGGCGTCTCCAGCGGCACCGCATAGTCCTTGGCGCCCGGCGTGCCGAAATCATTGGTGACGCTGCCGACCGCGATCACCAGCGTGTCGTAGCCGAGGGTGCTGGCCGGATTGATCTCGCGGCCTTCCTCGTCGATCACCGGGCCGAGCGTGATCGTCTTCGCGGCGCGGTCGAGCCCGACCATTTCGCCGAGGCGATAATGGAAATGATGCCAATGCGCCTGCGCCAGATAGTTCAGCTCGTGCTGCGAACGCCGCAGCGAGCCGGCGGCGATCGCGTGCAGCAGCGGCTTCCAGATGTGGGTGCGGCTGCGGTCGACCAGCGTGACGCGGACATTGTCGGAGTTGCCGTATTTGTCGCCGAGCGCGGTGGCGAGCTCGAGCCCGCCGGCGCCGCCGCCGACGATGACGATCCTGTGGGGCGTGGAGTCGGTCATGATGCATCCAAATCTAGCGGATCGCCGGTGCGTTCCGTGTAGCATCAAAGCCCGGGTCTCCCTAGCAACGCCCTAACGCCGCGCCCAGGATCAGGCGACGTCGGCCTTCATCGCCACCCGTAATGGTACCGGGATCGGGCGGGCGCGACCGCCGGAGACGAAGGCGACCTTGACGCTCGCTTCCATCAAGACGACGTCGCCGCGCCTGATCTGCTGATGCATCGTGATCGACGCGCCGCGGACTTCTACGGGGCGGGTGATCACGTCGAGCAGATCGTCCATCTTGGCCGATTTCAGGAAATCGAGCTGCATCGCCCGCACCACGAAGGCGAAGCCCGGCGTCTCGCTCTCGGCCTCCGCGAACAATTCGCTCTGCGCCGCGCCGAGCAGCCGCAGATAATTGGTCCGCCCGCGCTCCATGAAGCGCAGATAGTTGGCGTGATAGACGATTCCGGAAAAGTCGGTGTCTTCGTAATAGACGCGGACCTGCATGTGATGGGCGCCGTCGCTGATGGCGCCGTCGAGGGGATGGGACACTTGTTCTACCTGTATTGCAAAAGCGGAAGCTATCAACGTCGTCATGGCCGGGCTCGTCCCGGCCATCCACGTTCTTCACGCAACGTCTGCCGCAAGACGTGGATGCCCGGGACGAGCCCGGGCATGACGGGTGGTGAGTCCGTGAGACTTTACCCGGCCCGCGCCAATGGCGGCGCCGGCCGGGGAACGTCCTGATTCCATGTTTTGGCGGCCTCGATCCAGGACCCGATCGCCTCTTGAACGTTGTGCAGCGCCTCCTCCGGCGTCGCTCCGTCGGACATGCAGCCCGGGAGTTGAGGGACCGTCGCGAGATAGCCGCCACCATCGGCTTCGCCCAGGCGGTCGATCTGCACGCTGTATTCGAGTTTCATCGTGAGCCTCCGTGCGCCTCAATATAGTGCACCAGCTTGCGGATGTA
This genomic window contains:
- a CDS encoding prephenate/arogenate dehydrogenase family protein gives rise to the protein MTAPLFQKVALIGFGLIGGSIARGARLQGLAGEIVATARSAASRARVAELGVVDRVVETNAEAVKDADLVILCIPVGACGETAQEIAQNLAPGAIVSDVGSVKAAVVRAMAEHLPPNVHFVPAHPVAGTENSGPDSGFAELFINRWCILTPPEGTNADAVDKLAAFWRGLGANVEIMTPEHHDKVLAVTSHLPHLIAYTIVGTAEELEGVTRSEVLKFSAGGFRDFTRIAASDPTMWRDVFLNNKDAVLEMLGEFQEDLSKLTRAIRRGDGEALFEHFSRTRTIRRGIVEIGQDEAAADFGRKHPQLGKSAAE
- a CDS encoding DUF2934 domain-containing protein, which codes for MDDELTQRIRHRAREKWELAGYPEDRSEEFWLEAEKEVRGEQETYTEMKSDPSVTTNS
- a CDS encoding SDR family oxidoreductase — protein: MIASMQKVALVTGAARGIGLAAARRFLADGWRVALLDIDGDGLAATIAHLAEPERTLALPCDVSDAGAVAGGVDAIATRFGRLDAVVNNAGIAVFKPLMDTMPEEWQRVIEVNLTGPFLVIQAAVPLLRDSGGGAIVNITSISALRASTLRVAYGASKAGLAHLTKQCAVELAALGIRVNGVAPGPVETAMAKAVHTPEIRADYRDAIPLGRYGLEEELAEAIHFLCSARASYITGQILAVDGGFDAAGIGLPTLRGERRNG
- a CDS encoding RNA polymerase sigma factor; translated protein: MTDLAWIDTALTAARPQAVGALLRYFRDLDTAEEAFQNACLRALKAWPQNGPPRDPAAWLIMVGRNVAIDDIRRSKKQQPLPDDELISDLDDAEAALAERLDGSHYRDDILRLLFICCHPELPPTQQIALALRIVSGLTVPQIARAFLVSDAAMEQRITRAKAKVARARVPFETPGAPARSERLGSVAAMIYLVFNEGYSASGDAAGVRAPLCEEAIRLARLLLRLFPSEPEIMGLTALMLLQHARAPARFDAGGEIVLLDEQDRSLWNVAMIAEGLALIDKAMRHRRPGAYQIQAAIAALHARASRPEDTDWTQIDLLYGALEILQPSPVVTLNRAVAVSKVRGADAALAMIAPLEDRLSNYFHYFGAKGALLLQLDRRNEARIAFDRAIALARTTAEAAHIRMHLDRLKRESEAAGT
- a CDS encoding YciI family protein encodes the protein MLYAILCYHDEDFVGSWSREEDAAVMEKLAVVHGKLAGQGRLGPVARLLPTTAATTLRKDSEPPVVIDGPFAETKEQLLGFYVVDCADLDGALDVARDLALANPGGAYEIRPIGLFMPGAAQP
- a CDS encoding VOC family protein; this translates as MTAPQIVTPHLVVRDANAAIEFYKQALGASEAVRMPAEDGKRLLHAEIQVDGARIFLADHFPEYCAQHGDEAVMPPNELKGTAVTMHLEVQDCDAAVARAKAAGAIVTMEPWDAFWGARYARVVDPFGHSWSFAHPLPAAT
- a CDS encoding IS481 family transposase; this encodes MEQRVRMLSEHASGHWSVSDLCRRYGVSRDTFYEWRRRRDSGAEDWFVDRSHAPHHCPQRTDAALVATIVDLRRRFPHMGPRKLLAILRRKHPENAWPSASTIGGLLKQAGLIAPVRRRRPALAQQRPFAAVSAPNDEWAADFKGWFRTRDGTRIDPLTLTDGFSRYLFDIAITPQTIDATMPLFLDAFRRHGLPRAIRCDNGSPFGSTGACGLTRLSAWWLKLGIEPHFVHPASPQENGRHERMHRTLKAQTSRPPAATATQQQSRFDAFRDHYNRERPHEALGQRPPAELYTVSTRQMPDRIADPWYDADHEVRRVRSSGEIMWHGERIFISEALIGEPIGIAELDNGDQIVRFCHYDIGLIDRLRVFRRFAPPREGLRYAPQHADKDLSTIIPV
- a CDS encoding TetR/AcrR family transcriptional regulator, coding for MTDRAALLPLLGEVFRAHGYEGASLALISQATGLGKGSLYHFFPGGKKQMAEEVLAEIDGWFETHIFAPLRDTDDPRAAIAAMLAGVDDYFRSGARVCLVGVIALGHARDDFAAPVNDYFLRWQEALATALRRHGLGAAVARRRAEDAVLTIQGALVLARARNDAKVFTRALAELKVRLLA
- a CDS encoding nuclear transport factor 2 family protein → MSRPPLPPFTRETAAQKARMAEDAWNSRDPVKVSLAYTPDSRWRNRSDFFQGRDAIVDFLTRKWAKEHEYRLIKDLWAFDRNFIAVRFQYEWHDDAGQWHRSYGNEQWEFDDAGLMRRREASINDVAIEDSDRRFHWPAPGPRPAEVPGLAAEPF
- a CDS encoding OpgC domain-containing protein — encoded protein: MEASNETPRNSAAGPGERDLRLDFLRGVGQWMIFVDHIPYNVLSWFTLRNYGFCDAAEFFVYISGYSIGFAYGPAVRRGEMVAAIKRLWTRAAQLYVAHVFLFLFFTAQIARAARRFDNPMYKDEFNVAQFLAAPDIMIQQALLLTYKPVNLDVLPLYIVFVVAAPLVLWGLLRRPHWTLAASGLLYLVSRHFGWNLPSFPDGHWYFNPFAWQFLFVFGIWCGFGNGPKVRPWVKSWPNQTLSWVIVLVAFVIAMSWNFEALYGLVPESVGKLIYPIDKTSLAPLRLIHFLALLAIVVKLLPPDLPALRSRRLYPIILCGQRSLPVFCVGVILSFTAHWILVQISGGIAMQIFVSVAGIGLLVAVAWVATWYRSLPTLFTVPVTMPVEEERPPAAKAGAEDTARA
- a CDS encoding NAD(P)/FAD-dependent oxidoreductase, which translates into the protein MTDSTPHRIVIVGGGAGGLELATALGDKYGNSDNVRVTLVDRSRTHIWKPLLHAIAAGSLRRSQHELNYLAQAHWHHFHYRLGEMVGLDRAAKTITLGPVIDEEGREINPASTLGYDTLVIAVGSVTNDFGTPGAKDYAVPLETPEQATRFNRRMVNACLRAQHQHAPIAPGQLHVAIIGAGATGTELAAELHHTAREIIAYGLDKIDPEHDLKIVLIEAADRILPALPPRISQATLQLLRDLGVEVRTQARVAEVLADGIRLADGEVVPSELVVWAAGVRAPDFLKEIDGLETNRINQIVVRPTLQSSRDDDVFALGDCAACAIPGYENGIPPRAQAAHQEAEFMLAQIEKRLKGEALGEFQYRDFGSLVSLGKYSTVGSLMGSLVSKSFMIEGYFARFMYRSLYKMHEAALYGRGRTLLSTLSGSTRPTPTVKLH
- the ybgC gene encoding tol-pal system-associated acyl-CoA thioesterase; this translates as MTTLIASAFAIQVEQVSHPLDGAISDGAHHMQVRVYYEDTDFSGIVYHANYLRFMERGRTNYLRLLGAAQSELFAEAESETPGFAFVVRAMQLDFLKSAKMDDLLDVITRPVEVRGASITMHQQIRRGDVVLMEASVKVAFVSGGRARPIPVPLRVAMKADVA
- a CDS encoding type II toxin-antitoxin system HicB family antitoxin, translated to MKLEYSVQIDRLGEADGGGYLATVPQLPGCMSDGATPEEALHNVQEAIGSWIEAAKTWNQDVPRPAPPLARAG